TCAACCTGTTCTTCCTGGGAGACAATCCCTCGCTGGGTGGAACCACCGTGGATGCCTACCCGGACGCGGCCTTGAACCCCCAGGGCGCGGTGCGCTCGTTCCTCTACCAGTTGCAGTAGGCCTCCCTTGAAAGACGGGTCTCCGCTACCGGGGACCCGTCTTTCATGCGCCCAGGCGGCGAGCGGGCTTACGGCACGGTGGCGCCAATGGCCTCGGCGCGCTCCCAGACCTGGATGTAGCCCTCGGCGGAATTCATCAGCGGCTCCAGATCCTGGCTGCGCAGGCCCTGGCGGCGGAGATCCGCGATGAAGTCCGGCATCATGCCCGCGTGGGCCACGCCATCCTCGTTGATGTCGAACACCTTGTTGCCCACCACGCTGCGCTCCAGCTTCGTGACGCTGTTCTCCACGGCGATGCTCAGCGGGTAGCTCGTGCGCGCCACCTGCGCGGCGGAGCTGCCGCCGTGGCACGCCTCAGCGCCAAAGCGGGGGCTCGGCATGCCAGCGAAGCCGTTGAAGTCCGAGCCGAAGCCGATTGACACCCCGCTCAGCTCCTTCGTCACATAGAGGTACGCCTGGGCCCAGCTCTGCGAGGTGCTGCCGCACTGGTGCTCCACCACCGGCTGACCCGCGCCGCGCCAGGTGGGAATCTCGTCGCGATTGCCCTGGTCCAGGATGAGCGACACCATGCCGCCCACCTGGCGGATGCGCTGGAGCTGCTCCGACTTGAGGCTGCCCTCGTGGCGCTTGTTGCCGCGGGCCGTCTCGAACAGCGTGGTGTGGCCGCTCACCACCGGGTAGCCGTAGGGCTCCACCATCCCCAGCGTGTCATCGAAGGCCAGCTTCGACATGTGGTCGATGTCGATCAGCATCTTCCGGCGCATCATCCCCTGCACCAGCGTGCGGCCCAGGGCCGTGAGCCCCTGCGCGCCACAGATGGGATCCTTGGCGATGTCTCGCTTGTAGACGTAGCCCTCCTGCTTGCAGTCGCGAGAGTCTCCCTCGGTCGCGATACTGGTGAGCGCCGAGCCCGCGAACGCGTTCTGCTTGAAGTGGACGGGGAAGAGGTGGCGCAGGCCCATGGCCTGGTAATGGTCCAGCCGCTCCTCCACATACGCGCTCGTGCACGAGCCGTTGCGGCGACAGTCGAAGAGGTAGTCCACCTCGGCGCCCAGCACCACCGCCAGCTTGCCCTGAGCGATGACGGTACGGGCCTCCGCGGGAGACTTCACGATGCGGAACCAGCCGCGCCCCGCGCCGCCCGCCTTGTTGTCGAGGTAGCCCTGCATGGCGTAGGCCTCGGCGATCTGGAGCTCCACCGCCTCCATGTCCTCTCCCGTGCGGCCCGGCGCCTTGGTGGCATAGATGGGGAAGCCGAAGATGTCCTGGTTGTTGACGGCCAGCATCACCATCAGCCGCAGGCCGCCCTGCACGGAGCGATAGAGCCAATCCTCATACATGGACTGGTGCGTGTAGCTGTTCCAGCGGGGCCAGCCGTCGTACTGTGGATAGCCGCCCACCAGATGGCCCGCCCCACCCGTGCCGTAGCCGAGGGTCGCCATGATGCTGCCGAAGGAGTCCCGAGTGCCCCCCGGCCCGTGGACACTGTCGCACCACGGCAGGGCGGTGCTGAGGGGACCATAGGCCTTGCCGAAGAAGGCCTGGCCGCCGAAAGCGAGGTTGGCGAACGGGTGCGCATGGAGATCCGCGAAGCCCTTCGCGGGCGCCTTGCAGGTGCAGGTGACGCCGGTGTCGCCCTGCTCGGAGGCGACGTCGGTGCAGGCCAGGCAGGTGCCCGCATGAGGGCCACTGGTGACCAGCCCCTTCACACACGTGCCGCGCTGGCCCCAGTTGGCGTCACGGTTGGCGCAGAAGGCTTCACAGCTCACCGAGCCGGTGTTGCCGGGCTTGGAGAAGGTACCAGCCGGGAGGGAGGAGTTGCACTCCGTCACCGGGTTGCAGGTGGTGTCGTTCACCTCGAACTCGCCCCACATGCCGGAGGTGCCCTTGTTCACGCAGCGCGTAGGGCGCAGGAAGGTGTAGCCGGCCACGGTGGCGCCGGAGGCCTGGCACGCGTTCTCCCAGGAAGTGTTGGGAGGAATGTTCATCAGCTGCGCCGAGTACTGGCGCCGGCCCGAGTCGGTGCAGCGATCCTGTTTGAAGGTGCTCCAGTTGGGATTGCACGAGCTGTCGGGCACGTCGAACTCGCCCCACATGTTGGTGCTGGTCCTCACGCAGCGGTTCGGCCGTGCGTACCAGCGCCCATCAATGGTGGCGCCCGTGTTCGCGCAGGCGGACTCCCACGAGGTCCCCGAGGGAATGCCCCAGAGGACGGAGGACTTCTGACGCTGGCCGAGACCCGTACAGGCGTCCGACTGGAAGGTTCCCCAATAAGGAGCGGCGAGTGCTTGTGAGGTGGAACACAGCACCCACCCCATCAGGGCAAGGCGAAGCATCTTCATCATGGCGTGGTGACTCCAGAGGTGCCTGGGTAGGCTCTGTCCCCAGAGTACCTGCGAACAAGGCGTTCGCGGACTCTTCCTTCGCCGAGGACGACTTGCTTCTCGGTGTCTCATCCAACGCCTGGGCGAGGCGGAGGAGCGAAAGTGACAGCCCTCCGGAGAAGCGGTGGGGCCGTGCACCTGGCCCCACCGAGTGCCTGTCATCGACACCCACTGACCACGAGGCTCAGGGCGTGTACAGCTCCGCCGACATCCCTCCCTTTCCCCCCGAGACGAGCACCTTGCCGTCGAGCAGCAGCGTCGCCGTGTGGTTTTCGCGACGCCCAGCCATGGAGCCGGCATCGCTCCAGGCGTCCAGGGCCGGGTCGTACACCTCCGCCACCGGTGTGTCGCCTCTGTTTCCCCCCGAGATGAGCACCCTACCGTCAGGGAGCAACGTCGCCGCGTGGCCCTCATGAGGCGAGAGCATGGCGCCAGTAGCGCGCCAGGTAGCCGTGGCCGGATCGTACATCTCCGCCGACACGGGGCATCTCGCGCTGCCGCATCCCGAGACGAGTACCTTGCCGTCGGGCAGCAGCGTCGCCGTGTGGCCACGGCGAGGCAAAATCATGGAGCTGGCAGCGCTCCAGGTGTCCGTGGCCGGGTCGTATATCTCCGCCGTCGCGAGGTCGCCGCCACCGGAAGCATGTCCCCCCGAGACGAGCACCTTGCCGTCGGACAGCAGCGTCGCCGTGTGGCCAGCACGGAGCGAGACCATGGAACCGGCAGCGCTCCAGGTGCCGGTGACCGGGTCGTATACCTCCGCCATCGCGAAGGTACTGCCGCCACTGTATCCCCCCGTAACGAGCACCTTGCCGTCGGGCAGCAGCGTCGCCGTGTGGCGATAGCGAGGCGAGGCCATGGAGCCCGTGGCACTCCAAGCGCCCGTGGCCGGGTCGTACACCTCCGCCGTCCGGTGCAAGTAGATCGGGCCACTCCCCTCCCCCCCGGCGACGAGCACCTTGCCGCCGGGCAGCAGCGTCGCCGTGTGGCCAGAGCGAGACACGGCCATGGAGCCGGTAGCGATCCAGGTGCCCATTGCCGGGTCGTATACCTCCGCCGTCGCGAGGTGGACGCTCGAGTACATCCCCGCCCCCCCCGAAACGAGCACCTTGCCGTTGAGCAGCAGCGTCGCCGTGTGGCTTCCGCGAAGCCCGGCCATGGAGCCCGTCGAGGCCCACTCACAGGACGGCAGCCTCTTGACCAGGAAGCGCCTCACTGACTTCTGGTTGAAGGCGTTGGTGACCGTGGCGGTGAGGGTCGCGGTACTGCCCGCGGTGATACAGGAGGGAGCCGTCCAGGTAATGCGGCTGGTGGATGCACCGGTGGCCGGTGCGCCAGGCGAGCCCGTGGTGGCGGTCCAGGAGAAGCCGAGCGCGGAGCCCTCGGGGTCCAAGGCATCCACCTCGAAGGTGAGCACCTGGCCGGGGGTGGCCGTCTCCGAGGAGCTGGAGGCCCGGGTGATGACGGGATTGAAGTGGCTGGGAGTAGAGGGGGTGAGATCCATCTTCAGCACGAAGGAGGTGGAGGAGCACGTGTTCACCCGCCCCATCCCGAAGTCCACGGTGCCCTCGAACGCGCCCCCCAGCAGCAGGTTTCCCTCGGGGTCGACGCCTAGTTCGGCTCTCCAATAGTTTCCAAGCACTGTTCCGTCCACCGCACTGAGCGCCGGGAGGACGTAGTCCCTCAGATACCTTCCCTGTGGATCGTACCAGGCCACGAACACACCCCGGCCTCTGGACTGACGGATCCCACCGCCCAGGTCGACACTGCCCTCGAATGTCCCGGTGACCAGTGCGTTGCCCGCGGCGTCGACCCCCAAGCCATCCACACCCCAGTCTGTGAAGATGTGGCTCCAGAGCTCATCGCCATCCGCGGAGAGCTTGGAAAGTATTGTCTCTCCACTCCCGTTATTCATCAGCACCAACACCGACCCTGCTCCCGCCACCTTCAGGTACGGAGGGTTTCCTCCTTCCCCATTTATCCGACCTGCGCTCCGGGCCCAGAGTTCCTTGCCCGTGAGGCCATCGAGCTTCATGACGAGAGCACTCAGGTAAACGTTCACCACCAGCAGGACATTGCCCGCCTCATCCGCGTCGAGG
Above is a window of Cystobacter fuscus DNA encoding:
- a CDS encoding kelch repeat-containing protein, with amino-acid sequence MKLLPLPSPIPFQAEQGGIIQTPRVRVTIPPDAVVDALGQPVTGTVNVTIVPLDPTTQLAAMPGPLEATRVADGATVQLESFFMAEVSLWSNGAPVQLATGKSATLEFVLPEALASQFHAGDSVPAWWFDLDEGQWREEGEGRIQPSSTQPDRLAWVAQVKHFTWWNCDAPWTDKSCVNVLVVDGKGTPVEGVAVYAQGTSYSGVSWPVVSAGGRVCIEIKRGHTANVFAGLAGEFATGMVTVTGTADAAVCGSGPCTEVQLTLEDVICTPGAYEACAYPGPAGTEGKGSCRAGRRQCNVIGTEWSACQGDVLPAAESCRTPFDDDCDGVVNEDCSCSDLEGSPCYGGAIETQGVGFCHDGTVACDMFGRVVCRGQRLPVPETCSTLEDDNCDGMNEECEPVSQWFWAVDTNGVSCTSSTAMLGMDVDGEGNTLTLSTFSGTTTIGGEVFTGDEDDLLLVKVDARGQPVWAKLLDIYSRSSYYTAKESITVDAMGGVVVSGSFVGPLLIDGVSLLSQGSPHVFVARFAPNGRLLWAQQFPAEGDGLGGGAVATDAAGNVLLLARYGYDAIYVAKLDAGTGAPLWSRSIRNLGTLYYAISLDADEAGNVLLVVNVYLSALVMKLDGLTGKELWARSAGRINGEGGNPPYLKVAGAGSVLVLMNNGSGETILSKLSADGDELWSHIFTDWGVDGLGVDAAGNALVTGTFEGSVDLGGGIRQSRGRGVFVAWYDPQGRYLRDYVLPALSAVDGTVLGNYWRAELGVDPEGNLLLGGAFEGTVDFGMGRVNTCSSTSFVLKMDLTPSTPSHFNPVITRASSSSETATPGQVLTFEVDALDPEGSALGFSWTATTGSPGAPATGASTSRITWTAPSCITAGSTATLTATVTNAFNQKSVRRFLVKRLPSCEWASTGSMAGLRGSHTATLLLNGKVLVSGGAGMYSSVHLATAEVYDPAMGTWIATGSMAVSRSGHTATLLPGGKVLVAGGEGSGPIYLHRTAEVYDPATGAWSATGSMASPRYRHTATLLPDGKVLVTGGYSGGSTFAMAEVYDPVTGTWSAAGSMVSLRAGHTATLLSDGKVLVSGGHASGGGDLATAEIYDPATDTWSAASSMILPRRGHTATLLPDGKVLVSGCGSARCPVSAEMYDPATATWRATGAMLSPHEGHAATLLPDGRVLISGGNRGDTPVAEVYDPALDAWSDAGSMAGRRENHTATLLLDGKVLVSGGKGGMSAELYTP
- a CDS encoding membrane dipeptidase is translated as MMKMLRLALMGWVLCSTSQALAAPYWGTFQSDACTGLGQRQKSSVLWGIPSGTSWESACANTGATIDGRWYARPNRCVRTSTNMWGEFDVPDSSCNPNWSTFKQDRCTDSGRRQYSAQLMNIPPNTSWENACQASGATVAGYTFLRPTRCVNKGTSGMWGEFEVNDTTCNPVTECNSSLPAGTFSKPGNTGSVSCEAFCANRDANWGQRGTCVKGLVTSGPHAGTCLACTDVASEQGDTGVTCTCKAPAKGFADLHAHPFANLAFGGQAFFGKAYGPLSTALPWCDSVHGPGGTRDSFGSIMATLGYGTGGAGHLVGGYPQYDGWPRWNSYTHQSMYEDWLYRSVQGGLRLMVMLAVNNQDIFGFPIYATKAPGRTGEDMEAVELQIAEAYAMQGYLDNKAGGAGRGWFRIVKSPAEARTVIAQGKLAVVLGAEVDYLFDCRRNGSCTSAYVEERLDHYQAMGLRHLFPVHFKQNAFAGSALTSIATEGDSRDCKQEGYVYKRDIAKDPICGAQGLTALGRTLVQGMMRRKMLIDIDHMSKLAFDDTLGMVEPYGYPVVSGHTTLFETARGNKRHEGSLKSEQLQRIRQVGGMVSLILDQGNRDEIPTWRGAGQPVVEHQCGSTSQSWAQAYLYVTKELSGVSIGFGSDFNGFAGMPSPRFGAEACHGGSSAAQVARTSYPLSIAVENSVTKLERSVVGNKVFDINEDGVAHAGMMPDFIADLRRQGLRSQDLEPLMNSAEGYIQVWERAEAIGATVP